The genomic stretch CCGCCGTGCCCGCGTGGTGGAACTGCTGGGCCAGGTCGGGCTGCCCAACCCGGCCGAGCTGGCCGATGCCTATCCCTTCCGCCTGTCGGGCGGCCAGCGCCAGCGCGTGATGATCGCCATGGCGCTGGCCTGCCAGCCCGACATCCTGATCGCCGACGAGCCGACCACCGCGCTGGACGTCACCACCCAGAAGCAGATCCTCGACCTGATCCGCTCGATCCAGGCCGAGCGCCACATGGGCATGATGTTCATCACCCATGATTTCGGCGTGGTGGCGGAGATCGCGCACCGGGTGGCGGTGATGCGCCACGGCAAGCTGGTGGAATATGGCACGGCGTCCGACGTGCTGAACCGGCCGCAGCATCCCTATACCCGGCAGCTGATCGCCTCGGTCCCACACTACATCGAGCACCGCGACGATCATGCCAAGGCCGGCGCGCCGCTGCTGGTCGCCGACAAGGTGCGCAAGGTCTTCCATGTCGGCGGCGGGCTGTTCAAGAAGTCCAAGCAGGTCGTGGCCGGCGATGACCTGTCGCTGACCATCCATCCTGGCGAGACGGTCGGGCTGGTCGGGGAGTCCGGGTCGGGCAAATCGACGCTCGGCCGTTCCATCGTCGGGCTGATCAAGCCGGATTCGGGCCGCATCCTGTTCGAGGGCACCGACCTGCTGGCGCTCGACCGCAAGGGCTTCCGGCCCTACCGCCGGGCGGTGCAGATGGTGTTCCAGGACCCCTACGCCTCGCTGAACCCGCGCCACCGCGTCGGCGACATCGTGGCGCAAGGGCCGGTCGCCTTCGGCGAGGACCGGGCCAAGGCGCTGGCCCGCGCGCGCGAGCTGTTGGCGATGGTGGGTCTGGACGGGTCGGCCGCCGACCGCTTCCCGCACGAGTTCTCC from Azospirillum sp. TSH100 encodes the following:
- a CDS encoding ABC transporter ATP-binding protein; this translates as MTTPLLDVRGLSIALPPGADRPLAVDNLTFTLNPNEILCVVGESGSGKSMTAHAMMGLLPAPHVRVAGGSLLFKGKDVLSMPEAEQRSLRGGRIAMVFQEPMTALNPLMRVGRQIGESLREHTGLPAPARRARVVELLGQVGLPNPAELADAYPFRLSGGQRQRVMIAMALACQPDILIADEPTTALDVTTQKQILDLIRSIQAERHMGMMFITHDFGVVAEIAHRVAVMRHGKLVEYGTASDVLNRPQHPYTRQLIASVPHYIEHRDDHAKAGAPLLVADKVRKVFHVGGGLFKKSKQVVAGDDLSLTIHPGETVGLVGESGSGKSTLGRSIVGLIKPDSGRILFEGTDLLALDRKGFRPYRRAVQMVFQDPYASLNPRHRVGDIVAQGPVAFGEDRAKALARARELLAMVGLDGSAADRFPHEFSGGQRQRIGIARALAMEPKLLVADEPVSALDVSVQGQVLELLDDIRRRLNLAMLFITHDLRVAAQVCDTIAVMRRGKIVEMGTAREVFTHPRDAYTCSLLDAIPGKSWHIPDDLQKVPAGAH